A section of the Bifidobacterium sp. ESL0728 genome encodes:
- a CDS encoding DUF501 domain-containing protein, whose protein sequence is MADNASDEDVALVKKQLGRFPRGMVVVGARCVCGRPLAVVTRPVLPDGTPFPTTCYLTSPEATKAVSRVEADGSMQHYTDLVQHDETIHGQYERAHLLYLAFRHELATRLGDSEEHIVGTSAGGMPVRVKCLHALVAQTLVMGKGANPIGDMVLERIADEFDPNVCRCTTRLD, encoded by the coding sequence ATGGCCGACAATGCCAGCGATGAAGATGTCGCTCTGGTAAAGAAGCAACTTGGGCGTTTTCCGCGCGGTATGGTCGTCGTAGGCGCGCGTTGCGTGTGCGGCAGGCCTCTGGCCGTGGTGACTCGCCCCGTGCTGCCCGACGGCACGCCGTTCCCCACGACCTGTTATCTGACCAGTCCGGAGGCGACAAAGGCTGTTTCGCGTGTGGAAGCCGACGGTTCGATGCAGCACTATACCGATCTGGTCCAGCACGATGAGACGATTCACGGACAATACGAGCGTGCGCATCTGCTCTACCTTGCCTTCCGCCACGAGCTTGCGACGCGTCTTGGAGACAGCGAGGAACACATCGTGGGTACAAGCGCCGGTGGGATGCCCGTACGTGTCAAATGCCTGCACGCCTTGGTGGCGCAGACGTTGGTGATGGGCAAAGGCGCCAATCCCATCGGCGACATGGTGCTGGAGCGTATCGCCGACGAGTTCGACCCGAACGTTTGCCGTTGCACCACGCGGCTCGATTGA
- a CDS encoding Ppx/GppA family phosphatase — MKDETKDFVTVAGIDCGTNSIRLKVSKVFADGSVEDVVPRVLQVIRLGQDVDKTHRFADDALQRAYAAARDFAEILKEHPADGLRFVATSATRDAENRKEFEDGIFSILGIRPEVIPGTEEAALSFLGATGSVPRKGLEAPYLVVDLGGGSTEMVMGGDGKSAPATSVQSAFSMNIGSVRMTERHLLTDPPTQAEIAEASEDIDRHIDEAFEHVPAGKTRTIIGVSGTVTTMTALVLGLKVYDHRAVDGVRVSYKDIFEVDNRFLNMTRAERSTYKTIHPGRIDVVGGGALVWNRLLTKVSEAAQLDHGTPIDSFISSDHGLLDGIVLDYGMRLLKK, encoded by the coding sequence ATGAAAGACGAAACCAAGGATTTTGTGACCGTTGCCGGAATCGATTGCGGCACCAATTCCATACGGCTCAAGGTCTCCAAGGTGTTTGCCGACGGCAGCGTCGAGGATGTCGTCCCTCGCGTACTGCAGGTCATCAGGCTTGGTCAGGATGTGGACAAGACCCATCGGTTCGCCGATGACGCGCTTCAACGAGCCTATGCCGCTGCCAGGGATTTTGCCGAGATTTTGAAGGAACATCCAGCCGACGGGTTGCGTTTCGTCGCCACTTCGGCAACCAGGGACGCCGAGAACCGCAAGGAATTCGAAGATGGCATCTTCTCGATTCTGGGGATTCGCCCTGAAGTGATTCCCGGAACCGAAGAGGCCGCGCTGAGTTTTCTGGGAGCCACTGGCAGCGTGCCGCGCAAAGGTCTTGAAGCCCCGTACCTTGTAGTCGATCTTGGCGGAGGATCCACCGAAATGGTGATGGGCGGCGACGGCAAGTCCGCGCCGGCTACGAGCGTGCAGTCCGCGTTTTCGATGAACATCGGCTCGGTTCGTATGACGGAACGCCATTTGCTCACCGATCCGCCGACACAAGCCGAAATCGCCGAGGCGAGCGAGGACATTGACCGCCATATCGATGAAGCGTTCGAACATGTGCCGGCCGGCAAGACCCGCACCATCATCGGTGTTTCCGGGACCGTGACCACGATGACCGCGCTGGTGCTGGGCTTGAAGGTTTACGACCATCGTGCCGTCGACGGCGTACGGGTGTCGTATAAGGATATTTTCGAAGTGGACAACCGTTTCCTCAATATGACGCGAGCCGAACGTTCCACCTACAAGACCATCCATCCCGGCCGTATCGACGTGGTCGGCGGGGGAGCGCTGGTCTGGAACCGTCTTCTTACCAAGGTTTCCGAAGCCGCGCAACTTGACCACGGCACTCCGATCGACTCCTTCATTTCCAGCGACCACGGCCTCTTGGACGGTATCGTGCTGGATTACGGCATGAGGTTACTGAAGAAATAG
- a CDS encoding 3-hydroxy-3-methylglutaryl CoA synthase, translating into MRLGHVDGLLFNGQTLESLMLGLEQSGVEIGGTTPVTNLATVPGMSGGLDLSLHDSMDAAYTGTRTITMHIYTEGDEQDVIAAKIKLGDYQGKTGSLTWRTLPGEYRGTITVGMWNDKFDGKILAGSLVDVTLTCQPMLYGRRSVQKLVEGNNMVRVPGNRETWPVLTLTPEPGARGLQVECGQRFLRIPDNPLPIGGTVLLDCANRRASANGNLIQVTLDSDWFPLTPKATEIVCTNCSGSIAFEPMTLI; encoded by the coding sequence ATGAGATTGGGACACGTCGACGGCCTGCTCTTCAACGGGCAGACCCTGGAATCGTTGATGCTCGGCCTCGAACAGAGCGGCGTCGAAATCGGAGGCACGACCCCCGTGACCAATCTCGCCACCGTACCCGGAATGTCAGGCGGTCTCGACCTTAGTCTTCACGACTCTATGGACGCCGCCTACACCGGTACGCGCACCATCACCATGCACATCTACACCGAAGGCGACGAGCAGGACGTAATCGCCGCAAAAATCAAGCTCGGTGACTATCAAGGCAAAACAGGCTCACTGACATGGCGCACACTCCCCGGAGAATACCGAGGCACCATCACCGTTGGAATGTGGAACGACAAATTTGACGGCAAGATTCTCGCCGGATCTCTCGTCGATGTGACGCTCACCTGTCAGCCGATGCTTTACGGGCGCAGGAGCGTACAGAAACTCGTCGAGGGAAACAATATGGTGCGTGTGCCGGGCAACCGGGAGACGTGGCCGGTGCTCACGCTCACTCCCGAGCCCGGCGCTCGCGGGCTGCAGGTGGAGTGCGGACAAAGATTTCTGCGTATCCCCGATAACCCTTTACCAATCGGCGGGACGGTGCTGCTTGATTGTGCGAACCGCCGGGCTTCGGCCAACGGAAACCTCATACAGGTGACGTTGGATTCTGACTGGTTCCCGCTGACGCCGAAGGCGACGGAGATTGTCTGCACGAATTGTTCCGGCTCGATTGCGTTCGAGCCGATGACCCTGATCTGA
- a CDS encoding phage tail tape measure protein, with amino-acid sequence MATKKLMTAYYELIAATPNAEAQIASAVVPAAQKAGEQGGSTLGSSLVANLKKFAAPAAAALSVAGVAKFVQDSVKQFTNLTGSIASLQRITGGTTAQVSALQGAMRLSGMDASKANTSLTIFAKKLQGVEGDSKKTAAMQQLLGTSINDANGHLKPMSELLPQVADKFKSMPDGVEKTALATQLFGKSGTAMLPFLNQGSSGITALEAKAKSLGIVLDDNSKNKWAAYRSAVRNVNLSMEGMKTQIGEALIPVFTGFSNFIANSVTPTIQKLIQWFQSPAVQDFANKAGVSLSQLGTAIGNLTSQGMQKLKGLFNWVSQNKDWLAPIAVSIGTVATAIGAYRTAVSVTKTVTTLWTKATQLATTAQNLFNNATKANVLGLVATALAAVVAGLVYFFTQTETGRKAWKTFTDWLTTTSESIKAKWNEIWTSIGDFFKNVWEGMKTYGKTAVEFIVGFMTGGIAGVLAVFFTQTDTGKRIWAEFTQFFNEKVTDIKNWFHQAGDSVTGKWHEVTSYFGSIPGSILGYFAGIGNILSNEWLAAGDWVTGKWRNLMNWFSWIRSSVNGYFAGIGNILSNEWLAAGDWIDGKWNPLINWFMNIPGWIGGAFSNVANIIANPFISAFQSIRNWWNSTIGGFGFNVPDWLPGVGGKSFRVPMLANGGVLAAAGTVMVGERGPELLTLPEGAQVTPLRHNAAGSLSKADLVDAFAQALQQVPMARLYTPEQAAKVMSPAMRREFAIGEYMGV; translated from the coding sequence ATGGCAACCAAGAAACTCATGACCGCCTACTACGAACTGATAGCGGCCACACCCAACGCGGAAGCACAAATCGCCAGCGCCGTCGTACCGGCAGCGCAGAAAGCCGGAGAACAGGGCGGCTCTACTCTCGGTTCCAGCCTCGTCGCCAACCTCAAGAAGTTCGCCGCACCTGCGGCCGCTGCTCTGAGCGTCGCCGGCGTCGCCAAATTCGTCCAGGACTCAGTCAAGCAGTTCACCAATCTGACCGGCTCCATTGCCAGCCTCCAGCGCATCACCGGCGGCACCACAGCTCAGGTCAGCGCCTTGCAGGGAGCCATGCGACTTTCCGGCATGGACGCCAGCAAGGCCAACACTTCGCTCACCATCTTCGCAAAGAAACTACAGGGCGTGGAAGGCGACAGCAAGAAGACCGCAGCCATGCAGCAGCTGCTCGGCACCAGCATCAACGACGCCAACGGGCATCTCAAACCCATGAGCGAGCTGCTCCCACAGGTTGCCGACAAGTTCAAGAGCATGCCCGACGGCGTGGAGAAAACCGCTCTCGCCACCCAACTGTTCGGCAAAAGCGGCACCGCAATGCTGCCCTTCCTCAATCAAGGATCATCAGGTATCACCGCTTTGGAAGCGAAGGCGAAAAGCCTAGGCATCGTACTCGACGACAATTCCAAGAACAAATGGGCGGCATATCGTAGCGCGGTCCGCAATGTGAACCTCTCCATGGAGGGGATGAAAACCCAGATCGGTGAAGCTCTTATCCCTGTGTTCACGGGCTTCTCGAACTTCATCGCAAATTCCGTCACTCCGACGATTCAAAAGCTTATTCAATGGTTCCAAAGTCCTGCAGTACAGGACTTCGCCAACAAGGCCGGGGTTTCCCTCTCCCAACTGGGAACTGCCATAGGCAATCTCACCTCCCAGGGCATGCAGAAGCTCAAAGGACTGTTCAACTGGGTCAGCCAGAACAAGGACTGGCTCGCACCTATAGCTGTCTCAATAGGAACCGTCGCCACAGCGATAGGCGCGTACAGGACAGCGGTATCCGTCACTAAAACAGTAACAACACTATGGACGAAAGCCACCCAACTCGCCACCACGGCACAGAACCTCTTCAACAACGCCACCAAAGCCAACGTGCTGGGTCTGGTCGCCACGGCGCTCGCGGCCGTCGTGGCAGGCTTGGTCTATTTCTTCACCCAGACTGAGACGGGCCGCAAGGCATGGAAAACGTTCACCGACTGGCTGACCACGACTTCCGAATCGATTAAAGCCAAGTGGAATGAAATTTGGACTAGCATCGGCGATTTCTTCAAAAACGTATGGGAAGGAATGAAGACATACGGCAAGACGGCGGTGGAATTCATCGTCGGATTCATGACCGGCGGGATTGCCGGCGTGCTCGCAGTGTTCTTCACCCAGACCGATACAGGCAAGAGGATATGGGCGGAATTCACTCAGTTCTTCAATGAAAAGGTCACTGATATCAAGAATTGGTTCCACCAAGCTGGGGATTCCGTCACTGGCAAATGGCACGAGGTGACCTCTTACTTCGGAAGCATACCAGGGTCAATCTTGGGCTATTTCGCCGGCATCGGTAACATACTCTCCAACGAGTGGCTCGCGGCCGGCGACTGGGTCACCGGCAAATGGCGGAACCTGATGAACTGGTTCTCGTGGATCCGATCTTCTGTAAACGGCTATTTCGCAGGTATCGGTAACATACTCTCCAATGAGTGGCTCGCAGCCGGCGACTGGATTGACGGCAAATGGAATCCACTCATAAACTGGTTTATGAACATTCCGGGATGGATTGGTGGAGCGTTCAGCAATGTTGCTAACATCATCGCCAACCCCTTCATCAGCGCCTTCCAATCAATCCGAAACTGGTGGAATTCAACTATCGGAGGATTCGGCTTTAATGTTCCAGACTGGCTGCCAGGAGTCGGCGGGAAAAGCTTCCGCGTCCCCATGCTCGCCAACGGCGGAGTCCTTGCTGCGGCAGGAACCGTCATGGTGGGCGAACGAGGTCCCGAGCTGTTGACCCTCCCCGAAGGGGCACAGGTCACACCGCTCAGGCACAACGCCGCAGGATCACTGTCGAAGGCCGACCTTGTCGACGCTTTCGCACAAGCGCTACAGCAGGTGCCGATGGCCCGCCTCTACACGCCGGAACAGGCCGCGAAGGTCATGAGTCCGGCGATGCGACGCGAATTCGCCATCGGCGAGTACATGGGAGTATGA
- a CDS encoding NlpC/P60 family protein, with protein MGNINTLIARMRYWCAVANLGYSQGDRWDFRNGGNCDCSSLVIHCLQEAGFDTGGATYTGNMSANLTARGFRRLPNNGDPRPGDILLNDADHTAVYLGGGLLAQASCSEHHSVYGTGGDQTGHETNISRYYNFPWNCYLRYGADASTASGQLAVDGACGPATVGKWQAVMGTPVDGVISGQVQPVGNWGRPALNAYSYGRGGSMLVRAVQRSLGLTVDGLLGPDTIRAIQAHLGVAQDGYFGPGTVRALQARLNQNTF; from the coding sequence ATGGGCAACATCAACACGCTGATCGCGCGCATGCGCTACTGGTGCGCCGTCGCCAACCTCGGCTACTCGCAGGGCGACCGGTGGGACTTCCGCAACGGCGGCAACTGCGACTGCAGCTCGCTGGTCATCCACTGCCTGCAGGAGGCCGGCTTCGACACCGGCGGGGCGACCTATACCGGCAACATGAGCGCCAACCTCACCGCGCGCGGCTTCCGCCGCCTGCCCAACAACGGCGACCCCCGGCCCGGCGACATCCTGCTCAACGACGCCGACCACACCGCCGTCTACCTCGGAGGCGGGCTGCTCGCGCAGGCCTCCTGCTCCGAACACCATTCCGTGTACGGCACGGGCGGCGACCAGACCGGCCACGAGACCAACATCAGCCGCTACTACAACTTCCCCTGGAACTGCTACCTGCGCTACGGTGCCGACGCGTCCACCGCCAGCGGCCAGCTCGCCGTCGACGGCGCATGCGGACCCGCCACCGTGGGCAAATGGCAGGCCGTGATGGGCACACCCGTCGACGGCGTCATCAGCGGGCAGGTGCAGCCGGTCGGCAACTGGGGACGCCCCGCACTCAACGCCTACTCCTACGGGCGCGGCGGCAGCATGCTCGTCCGCGCCGTGCAGCGCAGCCTCGGTCTGACGGTCGACGGGCTGCTCGGCCCCGACACCATCCGCGCCATCCAGGCACACCTCGGCGTCGCCCAGGACGGCTACTTCGGCCCCGGCACCGTACGCGCCCTCCAGGCCCGACTCAACCAGAACACCTTCTAA
- a CDS encoding HK97 family phage prohead protease, whose translation MAKITVVTGPPAAGKTTYVIGHKHIGDVVIDFDALAKALGQTETHSVEGMPAKLAKAARDSVIDDVLKGIDADSWIIQTWMNPERADEYKQAKAVIVTVDPGIETVLQQAKDDKRPDGTADEIKRWYESNGKREKQKSDTHTKICKQFSVKADASAGEGKFTALVSAFGVEDSQGQIIEPGAFAESLKAFDEKTPLPVLWDHQWDDIWAHIGSAQASETDEGLQIEAQLDMNNPTAQQAYSLLSQGRVHEFSIGGYEDPSQIETDDDGTEHVKQFELAEVSMTLKGANPDTKLIDVKHDDKPVEKEGRVLASKHVEALKTTRASLAEDIKALDDVIEAVSPPGGDGKSKNLASEHSEAFLMRQRKALARIHLAALTGEEES comes from the coding sequence TTGGCAAAAATCACAGTAGTGACCGGACCTCCGGCCGCAGGAAAAACCACCTATGTCATAGGACACAAGCATATCGGCGACGTGGTTATCGACTTCGATGCGCTCGCAAAGGCTCTTGGGCAGACGGAAACTCATTCCGTCGAGGGAATGCCTGCAAAACTGGCAAAAGCCGCTCGCGACAGCGTCATCGACGATGTACTCAAGGGCATCGATGCCGATTCATGGATCATTCAGACATGGATGAATCCAGAAAGGGCCGACGAATACAAACAGGCTAAAGCAGTCATAGTAACTGTCGATCCTGGCATTGAAACTGTGCTCCAACAAGCAAAGGATGACAAACGTCCTGATGGCACGGCTGACGAAATCAAACGCTGGTACGAAAGCAATGGAAAACGCGAAAAGCAGAAGAGCGACACCCATACCAAAATCTGCAAGCAGTTTTCTGTCAAAGCAGACGCCAGCGCCGGCGAAGGTAAATTCACCGCGCTCGTGTCAGCATTCGGCGTCGAGGATTCACAAGGCCAGATTATCGAGCCAGGGGCTTTCGCAGAATCACTGAAAGCCTTCGACGAAAAGACGCCACTGCCAGTCCTCTGGGATCACCAATGGGATGACATCTGGGCACACATCGGCTCCGCACAGGCAAGCGAGACCGATGAAGGCCTACAGATCGAGGCACAGCTCGACATGAACAATCCCACCGCGCAACAGGCCTACAGCCTGCTCAGCCAAGGCCGTGTCCATGAGTTTTCAATCGGCGGTTACGAGGATCCGTCGCAGATCGAGACCGACGATGACGGAACCGAGCACGTCAAGCAATTCGAGCTCGCCGAAGTCAGTATGACGCTCAAAGGGGCGAACCCCGATACCAAGCTCATTGATGTCAAGCATGATGACAAACCCGTGGAAAAGGAAGGGCGTGTCCTCGCCTCGAAGCACGTCGAAGCGCTCAAAACGACCAGGGCAAGCCTTGCTGAAGACATCAAGGCACTCGATGACGTGATTGAAGCGGTGTCACCTCCCGGCGGTGACGGGAAATCCAAGAATTTGGCCTCCGAACATTCGGAGGCCTTTTTAATGCGCCAGCGAAAGGCGTTGGCGCGAATCCATCTAGCTGCCCTGACGGGCGAGGAGGAATCATGA
- a CDS encoding holin yields MAEEEPRHALPKRDDMRQGLERKTDDRTDYTSATKPDGSKPAWQWLKAAGIRAIKTAAQSALAAIPTTAATIGSVNWTIVAGTAALAAVISIITSIAGIPEVDGGTSLPQLNK; encoded by the coding sequence ATGGCAGAAGAAGAACCACGCCACGCGCTGCCAAAGCGGGACGACATGCGGCAGGGCCTCGAACGCAAGACCGACGACCGGACCGACTACACGTCAGCCACCAAACCAGACGGAAGCAAACCCGCCTGGCAATGGCTCAAAGCCGCAGGCATACGCGCCATCAAGACCGCAGCACAATCCGCGCTCGCCGCGATACCCACCACCGCCGCCACCATCGGCAGCGTCAACTGGACCATCGTCGCCGGCACCGCCGCACTCGCCGCAGTCATCAGCATCATCACCTCGATCGCCGGCATCCCCGAAGTCGACGGCGGCACTAGCCTCCCTCAACTCAACAAATAA
- a CDS encoding phage major capsid protein, whose protein sequence is MNKKEQLKALLAEAKTLEAKGENLTAEDIEKAEKLATDIDTLKKDIAKTEKTTTLLKDALKSEPTSKGNDGTEKEMKGLTLGQRFVNSPAMKSWRKDNPHGGDGRPVSIKATNLGTYHTVRKADPSPLSTALPGAIQVGRLPGIDDLTYRPQPVFLNLITRGTTNLTHTEYRQLIAVTNNAGVVAEGGRKPLSTLQFSKKTADGYKYSDGFKVTDEELKDDGIITTLIDTTLKNNLDAKIEDLLLNGTGVEEPEGILHMSGTLSQAFATDMVTTIRKGITTLQTTSKANVQAIVLNPVDIESIDLLKDNNNRYQGQGPFGMGPRTLWGVPVVAAQSVAQGTAIMGDFSVIQLLDYEGLNVTAFNQNEDDARNGLIYIRADQRSLMLCREPSKLLVATVKAA, encoded by the coding sequence ATGAACAAAAAGGAACAACTCAAGGCCCTGCTCGCCGAGGCCAAGACGCTCGAGGCCAAGGGTGAAAACCTGACCGCCGAGGATATCGAAAAAGCCGAAAAGCTTGCCACCGATATCGATACTCTCAAAAAGGACATCGCCAAGACCGAGAAGACTACGACACTGCTGAAAGACGCACTCAAGTCCGAACCCACAAGCAAGGGCAACGACGGCACCGAGAAAGAGATGAAAGGCCTGACGCTCGGCCAGCGCTTCGTCAACTCCCCAGCCATGAAGTCATGGCGTAAGGATAATCCTCATGGCGGTGATGGCCGTCCGGTCAGTATCAAAGCGACCAATCTCGGAACTTACCACACCGTTCGTAAAGCTGATCCGAGCCCGCTTTCGACAGCTCTGCCAGGTGCGATTCAAGTCGGCCGCCTACCAGGAATTGATGATCTGACCTATCGGCCGCAGCCGGTTTTCCTTAACCTCATCACTCGCGGAACGACGAATCTAACTCATACCGAATATCGTCAGCTGATTGCTGTCACCAACAATGCAGGCGTTGTCGCCGAAGGCGGGAGGAAGCCGCTCTCCACCCTCCAGTTCTCAAAGAAGACCGCTGACGGGTACAAGTATTCCGATGGTTTCAAGGTAACCGATGAGGAGCTCAAGGATGATGGCATTATCACCACCCTCATCGATACGACTCTGAAAAACAACCTAGACGCGAAGATTGAGGATCTCCTGTTGAATGGCACAGGCGTTGAAGAGCCCGAGGGAATCCTGCACATGTCCGGGACGCTGTCTCAGGCGTTCGCCACGGACATGGTCACCACCATCCGCAAAGGCATCACTACTCTCCAGACCACCAGCAAGGCGAACGTGCAGGCCATCGTTCTCAATCCGGTTGATATCGAATCCATCGATTTGCTTAAGGATAATAACAACCGCTATCAAGGCCAAGGCCCGTTTGGTATGGGCCCGCGCACGCTGTGGGGCGTACCGGTAGTCGCCGCCCAGTCGGTTGCCCAGGGAACGGCAATTATGGGCGACTTCAGCGTCATCCAACTCCTTGACTACGAAGGCCTCAACGTGACTGCGTTCAACCAGAACGAGGACGATGCCCGCAATGGACTGATCTACATCCGTGCAGACCAGCGCAGCCTCATGCTCTGCCGCGAACCTTCCAAGCTGCTCGTAGCGACTGTTAAGGCGGCCTGA
- a CDS encoding phage tail spike protein translates to MRFMLFDRESRYKADLSPISAVRTRNVDGTDKLELTLADEVVKGDRIVFEDSMGRWVETEIQSADCTREDGKPLARVVATSSVSELSDVAIVDRRNRGASASDCLAKALEGTRWEAGTVQAGANNVRADLAFYHTDTLSAIQSICDTFGLEMATGIILNDDKTSIDRRRISLLARRGRESTTRRFEYGKDLLSIRRTIGGERVKTRLYGYGAGIEETDAEGEATGGYTRKISFDTVNNGLPYVQDDEAVKVWGIPGPDGRLRHTEGFVEFPDCKDPTELLRLTRAKLRESVTPQITYEASVQSLAAAGLDADGIDLGDSVQIVDTSFPSPLRLEGRVLELKEDLLGGPSGTTITLGNIIESITQRNARVDQAIQQLTGHASSWDDAATLGSNWLNSVIAGMNEVLNRTGGYAYNDVPGEGIMIYNRPRNQNPTQALQLSGGFWRCADGKNSQGQWNWRTMANGHGLIADALYAGTITGGKVKWDLTQGVLKVEGPDGVEVRLDASTGFSIWQNGKRIGGIVIKDGQAFLQAARAGTTDELYLTTGLTTRNNPGTSLINKNGEYAAIEALTAVDGPQDETNGVGMACFAKPFLQASTYYRQVWLYPPEKENTYLEQPDEQVYLNSDTHTGCIQISKDCGLFMDRGRLVLQLDATHWVGVESNGVQCRCGPNGFGWVNGKFSPNLQWK, encoded by the coding sequence ATGCGTTTCATGCTCTTCGACCGCGAGTCCAGGTACAAGGCGGACTTGTCGCCGATTTCGGCGGTGCGCACGCGCAATGTGGACGGCACCGACAAGCTGGAGCTCACCCTTGCCGACGAGGTGGTGAAGGGCGATCGCATCGTTTTCGAGGATTCGATGGGACGCTGGGTGGAGACGGAAATCCAGTCGGCGGACTGCACACGCGAGGACGGCAAACCGCTGGCAAGGGTCGTGGCCACATCCTCGGTGTCGGAGCTTTCCGACGTGGCCATCGTCGACAGACGCAACCGCGGTGCCAGCGCCTCCGACTGCCTGGCGAAGGCGCTGGAGGGCACGCGCTGGGAGGCGGGCACGGTGCAGGCGGGAGCGAACAACGTACGTGCCGACCTCGCGTTCTATCACACCGACACACTCTCCGCAATACAGTCGATTTGCGACACGTTCGGGCTGGAGATGGCCACCGGCATCATCCTCAACGACGACAAGACGAGCATCGACCGCCGGCGCATCAGCTTGCTCGCCCGACGCGGCCGCGAGTCGACCACTCGCCGTTTCGAATACGGCAAGGACCTGCTTTCCATCCGTCGCACAATCGGCGGGGAGCGGGTCAAGACCCGTCTCTACGGCTATGGTGCCGGCATCGAGGAGACCGACGCTGAGGGCGAGGCCACGGGCGGCTACACGCGCAAGATCAGCTTCGACACCGTCAACAACGGCCTGCCCTACGTGCAGGACGACGAGGCGGTGAAGGTATGGGGCATACCCGGCCCCGATGGTCGGCTCAGGCATACGGAGGGGTTCGTGGAGTTCCCCGACTGCAAGGACCCGACCGAGCTGCTGCGGCTCACCAGGGCGAAGCTCAGGGAGAGCGTCACCCCGCAAATCACCTACGAGGCCAGCGTGCAATCCCTCGCCGCGGCCGGTCTGGACGCGGACGGCATCGACCTCGGCGATTCGGTGCAGATCGTCGACACGAGCTTCCCCTCGCCGCTCCGGCTGGAGGGGCGGGTGCTGGAGCTGAAGGAGGACCTGCTGGGCGGGCCTTCCGGCACCACCATCACGCTGGGCAACATCATCGAATCGATCACCCAGCGTAACGCAAGAGTTGATCAGGCGATCCAGCAGCTCACGGGGCATGCGAGCTCGTGGGACGACGCGGCCACGCTCGGCAGCAACTGGCTCAACAGCGTCATCGCCGGCATGAACGAGGTACTGAACCGAACCGGCGGCTACGCCTACAATGACGTGCCCGGCGAGGGAATCATGATCTACAACAGGCCGAGAAACCAGAACCCCACGCAGGCCCTGCAGCTTTCCGGCGGCTTCTGGCGGTGTGCCGACGGCAAGAACTCGCAGGGCCAGTGGAACTGGCGCACGATGGCGAATGGACACGGGCTCATCGCCGACGCGCTCTACGCGGGCACCATCACGGGCGGCAAGGTGAAATGGGACCTCACCCAGGGCGTCCTGAAGGTTGAGGGGCCGGACGGCGTGGAGGTGAGGCTCGACGCGTCCACCGGCTTCTCGATCTGGCAGAACGGCAAGCGTATCGGCGGCATCGTCATCAAGGACGGGCAGGCCTTCCTACAGGCGGCTCGTGCCGGGACCACGGACGAGCTGTACCTGACCACCGGTCTGACCACGAGGAACAACCCCGGCACTAGCCTCATCAACAAGAACGGCGAGTACGCGGCCATCGAGGCACTCACGGCGGTCGACGGGCCCCAGGACGAGACGAACGGCGTGGGCATGGCCTGTTTCGCCAAACCGTTCCTGCAGGCGAGCACCTATTACCGCCAGGTCTGGCTCTACCCGCCGGAGAAGGAGAACACGTACCTGGAGCAGCCTGATGAGCAGGTATATCTGAACTCCGACACCCATACCGGCTGTATACAGATCAGCAAGGACTGCGGGCTGTTCATGGACCGTGGCCGTTTAGTGCTGCAGCTCGACGCCACGCATTGGGTCGGCGTCGAATCGAACGGCGTGCAGTGCCGGTGCGGGCCGAACGGGTTCGGCTGGGTCAACGGGAAGTTCAGCCCCAACCTCCAGTGGAAATGA